In Nitrosophilus labii, the following proteins share a genomic window:
- a CDS encoding TolC family protein: MKLLLIFILSASLFAESIEDIVKTALKNNPNLKSIEELVRLKETKTKRSKNLQNPVLKIGINDLRLDNPSRRDLEPMQSEYISIKQQFPYFGKRDLNKRLAISEKDITFANYLEAKNYLVKSIYLNITDYIEINESLKIFNKYIDLTKQSIDLYRSFSITNDSSHLFLMKSELFLTNLKTKTVDYNSKLEEILQNISYLASKKIVKIDYDINHLSKIDFKGVKKNPKLIALSEKIRYQKHKIARVKLDNFSDFAIEAGYYRRDNFQDYISLGISFSLPIYGTENIRLEEEKIKKISLSMKKRDFENYLLSRLALLKIRYDSLKKKIELIEKESLPKIEHMFELTNAGVISGSTLFKYIDTLERRFDLELKLIKFKAQLIRTKAQILWLEGRTQ, translated from the coding sequence ATGAAACTCCTTTTAATTTTTATACTTTCGGCGTCTCTTTTTGCCGAAAGTATAGAGGATATAGTTAAAACGGCTTTAAAAAACAATCCAAATCTAAAATCTATAGAAGAACTGGTACGGCTAAAAGAGACAAAAACCAAAAGAAGCAAAAATCTTCAAAATCCTGTTTTAAAAATAGGCATAAACGATTTAAGATTGGATAACCCATCAAGAAGAGATTTAGAACCTATGCAAAGTGAATATATATCTATTAAACAACAATTTCCATATTTTGGAAAAAGAGATTTGAATAAGAGATTAGCTATTAGCGAAAAAGATATAACTTTTGCAAACTATCTGGAAGCAAAAAACTATCTTGTGAAATCTATATATTTAAATATCACAGATTATATAGAAATAAATGAATCTTTGAAAATTTTCAATAAATATATAGATTTGACAAAACAGAGTATCGATCTTTATAGATCATTTTCCATAACTAACGATTCAAGTCATCTTTTTTTAATGAAATCGGAACTCTTTTTGACAAATTTGAAAACAAAAACAGTAGATTACAATTCAAAGCTAGAGGAGATTTTACAAAATATCTCATATTTAGCCTCAAAAAAAATAGTAAAGATAGATTATGATATTAACCATTTATCAAAAATCGATTTTAAAGGAGTAAAAAAGAATCCAAAACTGATAGCTTTAAGTGAAAAGATCAGATACCAAAAACATAAAATTGCAAGAGTAAAATTGGATAATTTTAGCGATTTTGCCATAGAAGCAGGATATTACCGTAGAGATAATTTTCAAGATTATATCTCTTTGGGAATCTCTTTTTCACTTCCAATTTACGGAACGGAAAATATAAGGTTGGAAGAAGAGAAGATAAAAAAAATCTCTTTAAGTATGAAAAAAAGAGATTTTGAAAACTACCTTCTAAGCAGACTAGCTTTACTCAAAATAAGATACGATTCATTAAAAAAGAAGATAGAACTGATTGAAAAAGAGAGTCTTCCCAAAATAGAACATATGTTTGAACTAACAAATGCCGGTGTAATCTCAGGCAGCACACTCTTTAAATATATAGATACACTAGAAAGAAGATTTGATCTTGAGTTGAAACTTATTAAATTCAAAGCGCAACTTATTAGGACGAAAGCCCAAATTTTATGGTTGGAAGGGAGAACTCAATGA
- a CDS encoding efflux RND transporter periplasmic adaptor subunit, producing MRIFIMLIPLMLFSQEINIEQLFNVKTTKVIEKTVSEKRSYYGFLKLDEKKIYDIAPRFGGYIEKLYAKEIYQKVKKGENLAKVYSPEVYRAKEEYASSLIYKRDKKMIGATFEKLKLLDIDENEIETIKKTKKSSAYTFINSPIDGFIIKKSVYNKSSFNKKEKIFQIADMSTLQFLAKIPQKEISFVKKAQYFNIYIDILSRNYPGKNLHIYPIISKNDSFITLRVDIKNDGELIAGMYAKLEVGLKDKKFLLIPKSAVIRKDGKWYAFKVGEFEGEYEPVEIEVKPLNNKYYKLISGLQKGDEIADSAMFLLDSDAQINGLF from the coding sequence ATGAGAATTTTTATTATGCTTATTCCCTTAATGCTCTTTTCGCAAGAGATTAATATAGAACAGTTATTTAACGTTAAAACCACAAAAGTTATAGAAAAAACGGTTAGCGAAAAGAGAAGCTATTATGGCTTTTTAAAGCTTGATGAAAAAAAAATTTACGATATTGCCCCTAGATTTGGTGGATATATAGAAAAACTTTATGCAAAAGAGATCTATCAAAAAGTAAAAAAAGGAGAAAATCTTGCAAAAGTTTATAGTCCAGAAGTCTATAGAGCAAAAGAGGAGTATGCAAGCTCTTTGATATACAAACGGGATAAAAAAATGATAGGGGCTACATTTGAGAAGCTAAAACTTTTAGATATAGATGAAAATGAGATCGAAACAATCAAAAAAACTAAAAAATCCTCTGCTTATACATTTATAAATTCTCCTATAGATGGATTTATTATAAAAAAAAGTGTATATAACAAAAGCTCTTTTAACAAAAAAGAAAAAATTTTTCAAATTGCAGATATGTCAACACTTCAATTTTTGGCAAAAATTCCACAAAAAGAGATATCTTTTGTCAAAAAAGCTCAATATTTCAATATCTACATAGATATACTAAGTAGAAATTATCCTGGGAAAAACCTTCATATATATCCTATTATTTCTAAAAATGATTCTTTTATAACCTTAAGAGTAGATATAAAAAACGACGGAGAGCTAATAGCAGGAATGTATGCAAAACTTGAAGTCGGTTTGAAAGATAAAAAATTTCTTCTAATACCAAAAAGTGCCGTTATAAGAAAAGATGGAAAATGGTATGCATTTAAAGTAGGAGAATTTGAAGGAGAATATGAGCCGGTAGAGATAGAAGTAAAACCGCTAAACAACAAATACTACAAACTAATTTCGGGATTGCAAAAAGGGGATGAGATAGCAGACAGTGCTATGTTTTTGTTAGATAGTGATGCACAAATAAACGGACTATTTTAG